A region of Saimiri boliviensis isolate mSaiBol1 chromosome 10, mSaiBol1.pri, whole genome shotgun sequence DNA encodes the following proteins:
- the LOC120362967 gene encoding LOW QUALITY PROTEIN: mediator of DNA damage checkpoint protein 1-like (The sequence of the model RefSeq protein was modified relative to this genomic sequence to represent the inferred CDS: inserted 3 bases in 2 codons; deleted 2 bases in 1 codon; substituted 1 base at 1 genomic stop codon) — translation MAFQPSGTAAHEPSTLGPATRVVRVQPCHLVSQPYSLAGSRWXDNKALAVITVVIAFAFHLLYKKYLLPLNLGGREDRKQLERMEAVLSELNGSMAQTVTQFQTTLTSVQQLLILQQQTIQELARELATAKATTFTSWILEPQNIMELKSEINSLKALLLNQRQFPSSQSAPKISSCQILVKPLSSVKIPETVVPIASELQASSSTDQPVTPEPTSQAARGRKNRSSVKTPETVVTPEPTSRATRGRTNGSSVRTPEPLVPTAPEPLPTTSIDQPVTPKPTSRATRGRVNRSSVKTPKPVEAAASNLEPLIPTDQPVTPEAIAQGGQSKTLRSSILSAVSVPTTPEFQSPVTTDQPISPEPIPQASRSKRQRVIDNPGSLKSPIDYKPCSAPLEPKSWASRNQRWGAVRETESLTAITEPASPQLLETLTHVSQIQKVEAGGRSRFTPEPQPEASQSCKRPFATMDSQPLQKQPQREEVAQKTVXLKEELQDTTKWPGKEDDVMTPKPGKRKRDQAEEEPNRIQTRSLRRTKLTQESTAPKVLFTGMVDAQGELAVLAXGGSLVVSAAEASHLVTDRIRQTVKFLCALGRGIPIISLDWLHQSRKAGCFLPPDEYVVTDHEQEKNFGFSLQDALSRAREQRLLEGYEIHVTPGVQPPPPQMGEIIRCCGGTVLPRMPRSYKPQRVVITCPKDFPRCSVPQRVGLPLLSPEFLLTGVLKQEAKPEAFVLSPLEMSST, via the exons ATGGCCTTCCAGCCGTCAGGCACTGCTGCGCATGAGCCTTCAACCTTGGGCCCAGCCACACGGGTAGTTCGTGTCCAGCCCTGTCACCTGGTATCTCAGCCATACAGCCTCGCAGGCTCCCGATGGTGAGATAATAAAGCCCTGGCCGTCATCACAGTTGTCATCGCATTTGCCTTCCACCTACTCTATAAGAAATACCTGCTCCCCCTCAACCTAGGTGGACGAGAGGACAGGAAGCAGCTGGAGAGGATGGAGGCCGTTCTCTCTGAGCTG AATGGCAGCATGGCCCAGACAGTGACTCAGTTCCAGACGACCCTCACCTCCGTCCAGCAGCTGCTGATTCTGCAGCAGCAGACGATCCAGGAGCTCGCCCGTGAGCTGGCCACTGCCAAGGCCACCACATTCACCAGTTGGATTCTAGAGCCCCAGAATATCATGGAACTCAAGTCTGAAATTAACTCCTTGAAAGCACTTCTTTTAAATCAGAGGCAGTTCCCTTCATCCCAGTCAGCCCCGAAGATCTCCTCCTGTCAGATCCTGGTCAAGCCACTGTCCTCTGTCAAGATCCCTGAAACAGTTGTCCCCATAGCCTCTGAGCTCCAGGCCTCCTCGTCCACAGACCAGCCTGTCACCCCTGAGCCAACATCTCAAGCCGCTAGGGGAAGAAAAAATAGGTCCTCTGTCAAAACCCCTGAAACAGTTGTCACCCCTGAGCCCACATCTAGGGCCACTAGGGGCAGGACAAATGGGTCTTCTGTCAGGACCCCTGAACCACTTGTCCCCACAGCCCCTGAGCCCCTGCCTACAACCTCTATAGACCAGCCTGTCACCCCTAAGCCCACATCTAGAGCCACTAGAGGAAGGGTAAATAGGTCCTCTGTCAAGACTCCCAAACCAGTTGAAGCAGCAGCCTCTAATCTTGAGCCTCTTATCCCCACAGACCAGCCTGTCACCCCTGAGGCCATAGCTCAGGGTGGTCAGAGTAAAACACTGAGGTCTTCCATATTAAGTGCTGTGTCAGTTCCTACCACCCCTGAATTCCAGTCCCCTGTTACCACAGACCAGCCTATTTCCCCTGAGCCTATTCCTCAAGCCAGTCGCAGCAAGAGGCAGAGAGTCATTGATAATCCTGGCTCCCTCAAATCTCCCATTGACTATAAGCCTTGCTCTGCACCCCTGGAACCTAAATCCTGGGCCTCAAGGAACCAAAGATGGGGAGCAGTTAGAGAAACTGAATCCCTTACAGCCATTACTGAGCCTGCTTCTCCCCAGCTTCTTGAGACACTAACTCATGTCTCCCAGatccaaaaggtggaagcaggaGGTAGATCTAGGTTTACCCCAGAACCCCAGCCTGAGGCCTCTCAAAGCTGCAAGAGGCCTTTTGCTACCATGGATTcacagccacttcaaaaacagcCCCAAAGAGAAGAAGTCGCCCAGAAGACTGT TCTCAAGGAAGAGTTACAAGATACTACAAAGTGGCCAGGGAAAGAAGACGATGTCATGACTCCAaaaccaggcaagagaaagagagaccaggCAGAGGAGGAGCCCAACAGAATACAGACCCGCAGCCTCCGACGGACCAAACTTACCCAGGAATCAACAGCCCCCAAAGTGCTCTTCACAGGCATGGTGGATGCCCAGGGAGAGCTGGCCGTGCTGG CTGGGGGAAGTCTGGTTGTTTCAGCGGCAGAGGCTTCCCACCTGGTCACTGATCGTATCCGCCAGACAGTCAAGTTCCTGTGTGCCCTGGGGCGAGGAATCCCCATTATCTCCCTGGACTGGCTGCATCAGTCCCGCAAGGCTGGTTGCTTCTTACCCCCGGATGAATATGTGGTGACTGACCATGAGCAAGAGAAGAACTTTGGCTTTAGCCTTCAAGATGCCCTGAGCCGGGCGCGGGAGCAAAGGCTGCTAGAGGGCTATGAGATCCATGTGACCCCTGGAGTCCAGCCACCACCACCTCAGATGGGAGAGATCATCAGGTGCTGTGGAGGCACTGTCCTGCCCAGAATGCCTCGGTCCTATAAGCCTCAGAGAGTTGTGATCACATGCCCCAAAGACTTCCCTCGATGCTCTGTTCCACAACGGGTTGGGCTGCCCCTCCTCTCACCTGAGTTCCTGCTGACTGGAGTGCTGAAGCAGGAAGCCAAGCCAGAGGCCTTTGTCCTTTCCCCTTTGGAGATGTCATCCACCTGA